Proteins found in one Candidatus Woesearchaeota archaeon genomic segment:
- a CDS encoding peptidylprolyl isomerase: protein MIKLFFILLVLAALLSACASKQDKKADPVAVMKTSKGTISITLFEQQAPLTTANFIKLAQQGFYDKTIFHRVIPDFMIQGGDPTGTGTGGPGYMIPDEFGTGLTHDRPGILSMANAGPNTGGSQFFITLAPTPWLDGRHSIFGEVTGGMDVVGKIVSAPRNAQDRPQEDIQIESITIHRPYQGPKLGADQ, encoded by the coding sequence ATGATAAAACTATTCTTTATACTTTTGGTTTTGGCGGCTCTTCTTTCGGCGTGCGCCTCAAAACAGGACAAAAAAGCCGACCCTGTTGCAGTCATGAAAACATCGAAAGGCACGATTTCTATAACTCTTTTTGAGCAGCAGGCACCACTAACAACAGCGAATTTCATCAAACTTGCACAGCAGGGATTCTACGACAAAACGATTTTCCATCGCGTGATTCCTGATTTTATGATTCAAGGTGGTGACCCAACAGGCACTGGCACAGGAGGCCCTGGCTATATGATTCCTGACGAGTTTGGCACGGGTCTTACGCACGATCGCCCGGGTATTTTATCGATGGCAAATGCTGGCCCGAACACCGGCGGCAGCCAGTTTTTCATAACCCTTGCACCCACACCATGGCTTGACGGTCGGCACAGCATTTTTGGCGAAGTCACTGGGGGGATGGATGTTGTTGGAAAAATTGTTTCAGCGCCGCGCAATGCGCAGGATCGACCGCAGGAAGATATTCAGATCGAATCAATAACTATTCACCGACCATACCAAGGTCCAAAGCTTGGAGCAGATCAATGA
- the gatB gene encoding Asp-tRNA(Asn)/Glu-tRNA(Gln) amidotransferase subunit GatB: MKPSTPSFTTDVVIGLEIHVQLDTKTKLFCSCPTKPVATKQNAEDVPNTRCCPTCLGFPGSKPVANKKAIDYALKLCLALGCSISETLVFSRKSYFYPDLSKNYQITQYELPLGTSGAVMLSTGKKIGLTRVHLEEDPASLVHPDSIERSAFVLIDYNRSGIPLCEIVTNPELASPEEARDFMKQLNAIFEYLDIFNADTCVVKADANISIKESGYIRSEVKNITGFKEIERALFYEVQRQNAAVAAGEKLVQDTRGWDAAKGITIRLRKKETEEDYGYILDTDIPVIDVTPEWIAQIKKQVPELPAEKVHKFVTTHKIPEEDALVLAQEKLLAEMFEKVAEKIDPILAAKWLRRELLRVMNMTKQTFKDLLIDEHHLIELLELVSTKQITDRTAQKMLEELIVKPFSPKAYVKEHGLGAVSDAGIIEQYCKEAIAENPGVLADYKSGNEKAFHFLVGVVMKKSKGKAVPNEVNSILKSLISH, from the coding sequence ATGAAACCCTCCACCCCCTCGTTCACGACTGACGTTGTCATTGGATTGGAAATCCACGTCCAACTCGACACCAAAACAAAATTATTTTGTAGCTGTCCGACAAAACCAGTCGCCACAAAACAGAACGCCGAAGATGTTCCGAACACTCGGTGCTGCCCGACTTGTCTCGGCTTTCCCGGCAGCAAGCCGGTGGCGAACAAAAAAGCGATTGACTATGCGCTGAAACTGTGCCTTGCGCTTGGCTGTTCAATCTCAGAAACCCTCGTCTTCTCTCGCAAAAGTTATTTCTACCCCGACCTTTCAAAAAATTACCAAATCACACAATATGAACTGCCGCTGGGAACCAGCGGTGCAGTCATGCTCTCAACCGGAAAAAAAATTGGCCTCACCCGCGTCCACCTCGAGGAAGACCCTGCATCGCTTGTGCATCCAGACTCAATTGAGCGCTCTGCCTTTGTGCTCATCGACTACAACCGTAGCGGTATTCCGCTGTGTGAAATCGTTACCAACCCCGAACTGGCCAGTCCTGAAGAGGCGCGTGATTTCATGAAACAACTCAACGCCATTTTTGAGTACCTTGATATTTTCAATGCTGACACCTGCGTTGTCAAGGCTGACGCCAATATCTCCATCAAGGAAAGTGGCTACATCCGCAGTGAAGTCAAAAACATTACCGGCTTCAAGGAAATTGAGCGCGCACTTTTTTATGAGGTCCAGCGCCAGAACGCGGCAGTTGCAGCCGGAGAAAAACTGGTACAGGACACCCGCGGCTGGGACGCTGCCAAAGGAATTACTATTCGCCTGCGCAAGAAGGAAACTGAAGAGGACTACGGCTACATTCTCGATACTGATATTCCTGTTATTGACGTGACTCCTGAATGGATTGCGCAGATAAAAAAACAAGTTCCTGAACTTCCCGCAGAAAAAGTGCACAAATTTGTCACCACCCACAAGATTCCCGAAGAAGATGCGCTGGTGCTTGCGCAGGAAAAGCTTCTTGCGGAAATGTTCGAAAAGGTCGCTGAAAAAATTGATCCGATACTTGCCGCGAAATGGCTGCGACGAGAATTGCTGCGTGTGATGAACATGACCAAACAAACCTTTAAGGATTTGCTCATTGATGAACACCACCTGATTGAGCTCCTTGAGCTTGTTTCTACAAAACAGATAACTGATCGCACAGCGCAAAAAATGCTTGAAGAGCTTATCGTCAAGCCATTTTCACCCAAGGCTTATGTGAAAGAACACGGGCTTGGTGCCGTGTCTGATGCCGGAATTATTGAGCAGTACTGCAAAGAAGCGATTGCCGAAAACCCCGGCGTTCTTGCTGATTACAAATCGGGCAATGAAAAAGCATTTCACTTTCTGGTTGGTGTGGTGATGAAGAAAAGCAAGGGGAAGGCAGTGCCCAACGAAGTTAATTCGATACTGAAGAGTCTGATAAGCCACTAA
- a CDS encoding amidase family protein — MTSIVQQVALFQQGASIEEHTRAVLAETREINEHYHYFTALCEKEALARAQFLERLSAKEKASLSLLGVPLTVKDALCVKGIESTAGSRILKGYRPPFNATAVQKCIDAGAVVIGKTSQDEFGFGGFSVNVGLGYQVPKNPFDPDVSTGGSSGGCAGFTQKTTFPHLSLAESTGGSIVEPASFCGVAGLCPTYGRVSRYGLIDYANTLDKIGPMAKTIDEAALLMDVIAGPDEKDGTTLREPCTVQNAAGKGVKGLRIGVVKEAFGEATDSVVAETVWRSIHVLEAAGARYEECSLPLTGAYGVPTYYILATCEASTNLAKLCGLRYGMQEELSGTFNDYFTAVRSNNFGAEAKRRIMLGTFARMVGFRDAFYIKALKARQLITNEYLSLFKKYDVLITPTAPVLPPSFAHLKKLTPLQHYMLDILTVGPNLAGLPHLNVPVGMHNGLPVGALLMGTHCAESTLVQAGACLEKNSKNEKK, encoded by the coding sequence ATGACGTCCATTGTTCAACAGGTTGCATTATTCCAGCAGGGGGCGAGCATCGAAGAGCACACCCGCGCTGTGCTTGCCGAAACACGGGAAATTAACGAGCATTACCACTATTTCACGGCTCTCTGCGAAAAAGAAGCATTGGCGCGTGCGCAGTTTCTTGAACGTTTGTCTGCAAAAGAAAAAGCATCACTTTCGCTGCTCGGCGTGCCGCTCACGGTCAAGGATGCTCTGTGTGTCAAAGGTATTGAGTCAACTGCCGGCAGCAGAATTCTCAAAGGATATCGCCCACCATTCAATGCAACGGCAGTTCAGAAATGTATTGATGCCGGCGCCGTTGTCATCGGAAAAACCAGCCAGGACGAATTTGGCTTCGGCGGATTTTCAGTCAATGTCGGGCTCGGCTATCAGGTTCCAAAAAATCCGTTTGACCCCGATGTCAGCACCGGCGGCAGCAGCGGCGGCTGTGCCGGCTTCACCCAGAAAACAACCTTTCCCCATCTTTCCCTTGCCGAGTCAACCGGCGGCAGTATCGTCGAGCCGGCATCATTTTGCGGCGTGGCCGGCTTGTGTCCGACGTACGGCCGCGTGTCACGTTACGGCCTGATTGATTACGCAAACACCCTCGACAAAATTGGGCCCATGGCAAAAACAATTGATGAAGCAGCACTTCTCATGGACGTGATTGCCGGGCCGGATGAAAAAGACGGCACGACACTCCGTGAGCCGTGCACGGTTCAAAACGCAGCCGGCAAAGGAGTTAAAGGCCTGCGCATTGGCGTCGTGAAAGAAGCATTTGGAGAGGCAACCGACAGCGTCGTTGCTGAAACCGTGTGGCGCAGTATTCATGTGCTCGAAGCAGCCGGCGCACGGTACGAGGAATGTTCCTTGCCGCTGACCGGAGCGTACGGCGTACCAACCTATTATATTCTCGCGACCTGCGAAGCATCCACCAACCTCGCAAAATTGTGCGGCCTGCGTTATGGCATGCAGGAAGAACTTTCCGGCACCTTCAATGATTATTTTACTGCAGTGCGCTCCAACAATTTCGGCGCAGAAGCAAAACGGCGCATCATGCTCGGCACGTTCGCGCGCATGGTCGGATTTCGCGACGCGTTTTACATCAAAGCATTGAAGGCGCGCCAGCTGATAACTAACGAATACCTTTCACTCTTCAAAAAATACGATGTGCTCATCACTCCCACTGCTCCGGTTCTTCCCCCCTCCTTTGCCCACCTGAAAAAATTGACTCCGCTCCAGCATTATATGCTTGACATACTCACCGTCGGCCCGAATCTTGCAGGGCTTCCGCACCTCAATGTGCCCGTCGGGATGCACAATGGGCTGCCGGTCGGTGCCTTACTCATGGGCACGCACTGCGCTGAGTCAACGCTTGTCCAAGCCGGTGCGTGCCTTGAAAAAAATAGCAAAAACGAAAAAAAATGA
- the gatC gene encoding Asp-tRNA(Asn)/Glu-tRNA(Gln) amidotransferase subunit GatC, which translates to MVTIDESVIRRVAEIARLNLSPAEVKKFVPEFNEILAAFSKLDMLDVGDTEVSLHAVELRNRMRDDVPKPCLTNEEALAQTIHKKDGSFKGPRIL; encoded by the coding sequence ATGGTCACTATAGACGAATCCGTTATTCGCCGCGTCGCAGAAATTGCGCGCCTGAACCTCTCTCCGGCAGAAGTGAAAAAATTCGTGCCGGAATTCAATGAGATTCTCGCCGCGTTTTCAAAACTGGACATGCTCGATGTTGGTGATACTGAAGTCTCCCTCCATGCGGTTGAGCTTCGGAATCGAATGCGTGATGACGTGCCAAAACCCTGCCTTACCAACGAAGAAGCGCTCGCTCAAACTATACATAAAAAAGACGGCTCCTTTAAAGGGCCGCGGATTTTATAG
- a CDS encoding type II/IV secretion system ATPase subunit, whose translation MVKEVWKYDILREGDEAIIRFDCQHMLRTPSIEDDPLYMNKTIEVLAEAGKATKIVFFQKRDFEYDYEQTQMLMEIARLFTTLSKQKEFFSLTALSLDGKCKRNIELRYNIIHGTIFRLIKEDPVGCYVELKRMIRTERINLDKTAESMEAEGLKKYVTLLTYIQTKLEHTQLITLALPHLHGFRLGVRDVYREILRPVIKPDFMFTKLMSQYPVGGEEIDNYKVGGDEDVEITVFQFPDSVKYLYHVLPPEFKLGEEEYDLLDMARTVMAEHKPTREEFVNPRRMREVFSHVGHDLIEELIDYKNLKLSPKMVDLLTNILVRYTVGFGLVEVLLMDEKIQDITINSPYGRIPIFIVHADYADCDTNIVPTRNEGESWASKLRMISGRPLDEANPILDTELHLNFATARISAITRPLNPTGLAYSFRRHRNKPWTLPLFIKQKMINPLGAGILSFIVDGTRTMLIAGTRSSGKSSFLAALMVEIMRRYRVITIEDTLELPVDGLRELGFNIQSLKVASALVKGTSEVSAEDGIRSTLRLGDSSLIVGEVRSKEAVALYEAMRVGAAANVVAGTIHGDSPYGVFDRVVNDIGVPKTSFKATDIIIVANPIRSADGIHRVRRVTQITEVRKHWEEDPLLENGFVDLMKYESKTDTLHTTDDLINGESDVLKTIAANIPDFVGNWDSLWENIELRAKCKQTQVSWADKLNNGDLLEAPFTIQCNDMLHLFTEKVKKETGHMEAKRIFIEWETWLKKEMKKLSMGGKE comes from the coding sequence ATGGTAAAAGAGGTCTGGAAATACGACATTCTCCGCGAAGGAGACGAAGCAATTATTCGCTTTGACTGCCAGCACATGCTCCGCACGCCGTCCATCGAGGACGACCCGCTGTATATGAATAAGACAATCGAAGTGCTTGCTGAAGCAGGCAAGGCGACAAAAATTGTGTTCTTCCAGAAGCGCGACTTTGAGTATGATTATGAGCAGACGCAGATGCTCATGGAAATCGCGCGGCTGTTCACCACGCTCTCTAAGCAAAAAGAATTCTTCAGCCTCACGGCGCTCAGCCTTGACGGCAAGTGCAAACGCAACATTGAGCTCAGGTATAATATTATCCACGGCACAATTTTCCGGCTGATAAAGGAAGATCCGGTCGGCTGTTATGTTGAGCTCAAGCGCATGATTCGCACCGAGCGCATTAACCTCGACAAAACCGCGGAGAGCATGGAAGCAGAAGGGCTAAAAAAGTATGTCACGCTCCTGACGTATATTCAGACCAAGCTCGAGCACACCCAGCTCATCACGCTCGCGCTTCCGCACCTCCACGGATTTCGCCTGGGGGTGCGGGACGTGTACCGCGAAATTTTACGGCCCGTCATCAAGCCGGACTTCATGTTCACCAAGCTCATGTCGCAATACCCTGTAGGCGGCGAGGAGATTGACAATTACAAAGTGGGTGGGGACGAAGACGTTGAAATTACCGTGTTCCAGTTTCCTGACAGCGTCAAATATTTGTACCATGTGCTGCCGCCGGAATTCAAGCTGGGTGAAGAGGAGTACGACCTGCTTGACATGGCGCGAACCGTCATGGCAGAGCACAAGCCAACGCGCGAAGAATTTGTCAATCCTCGGCGCATGCGCGAAGTATTTTCGCACGTTGGGCATGACCTCATTGAAGAGCTCATTGACTACAAGAACTTGAAGCTCTCGCCAAAAATGGTCGACCTGCTGACCAATATTCTTGTGCGATACACCGTCGGATTCGGCCTTGTCGAAGTATTGTTGATGGATGAGAAAATCCAAGACATCACCATCAACAGCCCGTATGGGCGAATTCCGATTTTTATTGTGCATGCTGATTATGCGGACTGTGACACCAATATTGTGCCGACAAGAAATGAGGGAGAAAGCTGGGCATCGAAGCTTCGCATGATTTCTGGCAGGCCGCTCGACGAGGCAAACCCGATTCTTGACACGGAACTGCATCTCAACTTTGCCACGGCAAGAATTTCAGCCATCACCCGCCCGCTGAATCCGACTGGGCTTGCGTACTCGTTCCGCCGCCATAGAAACAAGCCATGGACACTGCCGCTCTTCATCAAGCAAAAAATGATTAACCCCCTCGGCGCTGGCATCCTAAGTTTTATCGTTGACGGCACGCGCACCATGTTGATTGCCGGCACGCGCAGCAGCGGCAAATCCAGTTTTCTTGCAGCACTCATGGTTGAAATCATGCGGCGGTACCGCGTCATTACCATTGAAGACACGCTGGAACTGCCGGTTGACGGGCTGCGGGAACTGGGATTTAATATTCAGTCACTGAAAGTTGCATCCGCACTGGTCAAGGGAACATCAGAAGTGAGCGCTGAAGATGGTATCCGCAGCACCCTGCGCCTCGGAGACTCGTCGCTTATTGTAGGAGAAGTGCGCAGCAAGGAAGCGGTTGCACTCTATGAAGCAATGCGAGTCGGCGCAGCCGCAAACGTGGTTGCCGGCACTATCCACGGCGACAGCCCCTATGGTGTATTTGACCGTGTGGTCAATGACATCGGCGTACCGAAAACATCGTTCAAAGCCACTGACATTATTATTGTTGCCAATCCCATCAGAAGCGCTGACGGCATTCACCGCGTGCGCCGTGTGACGCAGATTACTGAAGTGCGCAAGCACTGGGAAGAAGACCCGCTACTCGAAAATGGATTTGTTGACCTGATGAAATATGAGAGCAAGACTGACACGCTTCATACCACCGACGACCTCATCAACGGCGAGAGCGATGTGCTGAAAACCATCGCCGCAAACATTCCTGACTTCGTCGGCAACTGGGATTCCTTGTGGGAAAACATAGAGCTGCGAGCCAAGTGCAAGCAAACGCAGGTGAGCTGGGCAGACAAGCTCAACAATGGTGATTTGCTTGAGGCGCCATTCACGATTCAATGCAATGACATGCTCCACCTCTTCACTGAAAAAGTCAAGAAAGAAACCGGCCACATGGAAGCCAAGCGCATTTTTATTGAATGGGAAACGTGGCTGAAAAAAGAAATGAAAAAGTTGAGCATGGGCGGGAAGGAGTGA
- a CDS encoding SET domain-containing protein-lysine N-methyltransferase has product MNDLLEIKKSKIAGNGVFAIKKIARGQTICFFTGELCTLDEVIKRCNKGVEKPSDPLGVEDDEYLDLDEMSRTFNHSCNPNSFIRGKTELVALKDIKIGEEINYDYSTTMNDNKEKIEKAGRILWTCKCHCGSKNCRGIIDQFKTLPKRIQREYIKNKCMPDFMLKQFK; this is encoded by the coding sequence ATGAATGATTTACTTGAAATAAAAAAATCGAAAATTGCTGGTAATGGCGTTTTTGCCATTAAAAAAATTGCAAGGGGTCAAACTATTTGTTTTTTTACTGGAGAATTATGCACTTTAGATGAGGTCATAAAAAGATGTAATAAAGGTGTAGAAAAGCCGTCTGACCCTTTAGGAGTTGAAGATGATGAATATTTGGATTTAGATGAAATGTCAAGAACATTTAATCATTCTTGTAATCCAAATTCTTTTATTAGGGGCAAAACCGAACTTGTTGCTTTGAAAGATATAAAGATTGGGGAAGAAATTAATTACGATTATTCCACCACAATGAATGATAATAAAGAAAAAATAGAAAAAGCTGGAAGAATTTTATGGACTTGTAAATGTCATTGTGGTTCTAAGAATTGCAGGGGAATAATCGACCAATTTAAAACACTTCCCAAGAGAATTCAGAGGGAGTATATTAAAAACAAGTGTATGCCCGACTTTATGCTAAAACAGTTCAAATAA
- the lgt gene encoding prolipoprotein diacylglyceryl transferase, with amino-acid sequence MFEHTINPIAVKWGIITVHWYGILMAAAFLCGYFILQKLVTERKLRVNVDSYVMYMIIGILGGARLGEIIFYEPLYYLANPLKIFAVWEGGLASHGAMLGGILAHWLFCRKNKIHFYELADVAVIPIALGAAFVRLGNFVNAEIVGRITSVQWAIKFPGAEGFRHPSQLYEAVKNFFLFGLLWNMRNMKLPRGFLFWSFLFMYGILRFFVEFFKDFELFSFGLTLGQLLSIPFIVVSGWMMRRLWKKK; translated from the coding sequence ATGTTTGAGCACACGATTAATCCGATTGCTGTGAAATGGGGTATTATCACGGTGCACTGGTATGGCATCCTCATGGCTGCGGCGTTTCTCTGCGGCTATTTCATTCTCCAAAAACTGGTTACCGAGCGAAAGCTTCGCGTTAATGTTGATTCCTACGTTATGTACATGATTATCGGCATCCTTGGCGGCGCCCGGCTCGGTGAAATTATTTTTTATGAGCCATTATATTATCTCGCCAACCCACTAAAAATCTTTGCCGTTTGGGAAGGCGGTCTCGCGAGTCACGGCGCCATGCTTGGCGGCATTCTTGCGCATTGGCTTTTTTGCAGAAAAAACAAGATTCACTTTTACGAGCTCGCTGATGTTGCGGTCATTCCCATCGCCCTCGGCGCAGCGTTTGTGCGGCTGGGAAATTTTGTCAACGCAGAAATTGTCGGTCGAATAACCAGCGTGCAATGGGCAATCAAATTTCCTGGCGCTGAAGGGTTCAGGCACCCCTCACAATTGTATGAGGCGGTTAAAAACTTTTTTTTGTTTGGCCTACTATGGAACATGCGAAACATGAAACTCCCACGCGGCTTTTTGTTCTGGTCATTTTTGTTTATGTATGGAATTCTCCGGTTTTTCGTAGAATTTTTCAAGGACTTTGAGCTGTTCTCATTTGGACTGACACTCGGGCAGTTGTTGAGCATACCATTTATTGTTGTGTCAGGATGGATGATGCGGAGATTGTGGAAGAAAAAATGA
- a CDS encoding ATP-grasp domain-containing protein, which yields MKIALLYCGKRRPESIKDVYYGLCALGHTPQYVMYDQLEKDLSVLKNFELVFNRCQNRREPTIIARLEHRGLVVTGNSAETASICGDKQLVAEILRKETVPIPGFAAVNSLTDLPEVAYPCIIKPADEHASNYLITENVVHDSAALRLMVREMLKIKKTVLVERFIEGREFFVPLLWMSKTGTLGVPAFFEVVFSERFFKGLPRILSHEVKWNRKDPRYYGLFERFDHHLPPSLEKAVKDTAITAGRALGCRGYASVNIRMDAQNNLFVIDVNPNCDISLYSDFSIACYGAGIAYPEMLERIIEHAQNQPK from the coding sequence ATGAAGATAGCACTATTATACTGCGGAAAGAGAAGGCCGGAATCAATCAAGGATGTCTATTATGGGTTGTGTGCACTCGGCCATACACCCCAGTATGTTATGTACGACCAGCTGGAAAAAGATCTTTCTGTTCTTAAAAATTTTGAGCTGGTGTTTAACCGGTGCCAAAACAGGCGTGAACCAACAATTATTGCACGCCTTGAGCACAGGGGACTTGTGGTTACGGGAAATAGCGCAGAAACAGCCAGCATTTGTGGGGATAAGCAACTCGTTGCCGAAATTCTCAGAAAAGAAACGGTGCCGATTCCTGGGTTTGCCGCAGTCAATTCTCTTACGGATCTTCCTGAAGTGGCATATCCCTGCATCATAAAGCCTGCTGATGAACACGCAAGCAATTACCTTATCACTGAGAATGTGGTGCATGACTCCGCAGCACTGCGCCTGATGGTTCGTGAGATGCTGAAGATAAAAAAGACCGTGCTGGTGGAGCGTTTTATCGAAGGCAGAGAGTTTTTTGTTCCCTTGCTCTGGATGTCGAAAACAGGTACACTCGGCGTACCCGCATTCTTTGAGGTTGTGTTTTCCGAACGGTTTTTCAAAGGCCTACCGAGAATACTTTCACACGAGGTAAAATGGAACAGAAAAGATCCCCGATATTACGGGCTTTTCGAGCGATTTGACCACCACCTGCCGCCATCGCTTGAAAAGGCGGTCAAGGATACTGCAATCACCGCCGGGCGTGCGCTCGGTTGCCGCGGCTACGCATCAGTCAACATACGAATGGACGCGCAGAATAACCTGTTTGTCATTGATGTCAACCCGAACTGTGATATCTCACTCTATTCTGATTTTTCAATTGCCTGTTATGGTGCGGGCATAGCATACCCGGAGATGCTAGAAAGAATCATAGAACATGCACAAAACCAGCCAAAATAG
- a CDS encoding nucleotidyltransferase domain-containing protein — protein MIQNYSKYRILQEFFDFPMKQFHLRELSRRTNLAQPSVLNHLKALMKDGFIIKEKTGLYPTYRAQRDTERFKTHKKAAIFMRLFESGLIDALYDACMPDTIVLFGSVAKGEDTETSDIDLFVQAPPKKVDLTRYEKILHRTISLFFEERFSRLSPELKNNMCNGIILKGYLKVF, from the coding sequence ATGATACAAAATTATAGCAAATATCGGATTTTGCAGGAATTTTTTGATTTTCCAATGAAACAGTTTCATCTGCGGGAACTATCACGGCGAACAAACTTGGCCCAGCCATCAGTACTGAACCACTTAAAAGCCTTGATGAAAGACGGGTTTATTATCAAAGAAAAAACAGGGCTCTATCCAACCTATCGTGCCCAACGGGATACTGAGCGTTTTAAAACGCATAAAAAAGCAGCTATCTTCATGCGGTTATTCGAAAGCGGGCTTATCGATGCTCTCTATGATGCCTGCATGCCTGATACTATCGTTCTGTTTGGTTCAGTGGCAAAAGGCGAAGACACCGAAACCAGCGACATAGACCTCTTTGTCCAAGCGCCCCCAAAAAAAGTTGATCTTACCCGCTATGAAAAAATACTGCACCGAACTATCTCTTTATTTTTTGAAGAACGGTTTTCCCGCCTTAGCCCTGAATTAAAAAATAATATGTGCAATGGCATCATTTTGAAGGGATATTTGAAGGTATTTTGA
- the aspS gene encoding aspartate--tRNA ligase, with product MKRTHTCNELTTKDIGKKACLQGWVHSRRDHGGVIFLDLRDRYGLTQAVFEPGCKPFSDAEHLRREDCIEVHGAVRARPKGMSNANLFTGEVEVDVKELKVHNKSAVAPFEVDDRVVASDDLRLKYRYLDLRRPTMQHNLLIRHRAAQAARKFLSSQNFMEVETPLLVRSTPEGARDYIVPSRVNPGTFYALPQSPQLYKQILMVSGCDRYFQLARALRDEDLRADRQPEHTQIDIEMSFPEIEDLFTVGEGVISAIYKECINTELKRPFPKITHTHAMETYGTDKPDLRYELFLIDVSAIVKTSDFKVFSDVVGKGGVVKCICAPADIARNELDNYISFCQQHGAKGMAWARVTELGLESSIAKFLSPQIQKELIAKTNAKKGTTLLFIADTLKTTNQVLDKLRQKLAHDLGLLKGKEKEFKFCWVVDFPLFDWNEEEDKWEPAHHPFCMPYEDDLKYLETDPGKVKCTQYDLVLNGTELASGSIRIHTPDIQERVMKVIGLSKKDLENKFGFLLESFKYGAPPHGGMGIGFDRVVASMLNLIDIREVIAFPKNKAAQCPMDGSPSDVDAKQLKELHIKLDIVKKEAKQ from the coding sequence ATGAAACGCACCCACACGTGCAATGAGCTCACGACAAAAGATATTGGCAAAAAAGCATGCCTCCAAGGATGGGTGCACAGTCGGCGGGATCACGGCGGCGTTATTTTTCTCGACCTGCGCGACCGCTACGGGCTGACACAGGCAGTGTTTGAGCCCGGATGCAAGCCCTTCTCCGACGCAGAGCACCTTCGCCGAGAAGACTGTATTGAAGTGCACGGTGCTGTTCGCGCGCGGCCCAAAGGAATGTCAAACGCCAACCTATTCACCGGCGAAGTTGAAGTTGATGTAAAAGAACTGAAAGTGCACAACAAGTCCGCGGTTGCGCCGTTTGAAGTCGATGACCGTGTTGTTGCCAGTGATGATCTCCGTCTGAAATACCGTTACCTTGACCTGCGCCGGCCGACAATGCAGCACAACCTACTCATCCGCCACCGCGCAGCGCAGGCAGCGCGAAAATTCCTGTCGAGCCAGAATTTTATGGAAGTGGAAACTCCCCTGTTGGTTCGATCGACGCCGGAAGGCGCGCGTGATTACATTGTCCCTTCGAGGGTCAACCCGGGAACATTCTACGCACTGCCGCAGTCACCCCAGCTCTACAAACAAATTCTTATGGTGTCTGGATGCGACCGGTACTTCCAGCTCGCGCGCGCATTGCGCGACGAAGACCTTCGAGCAGACCGCCAACCCGAGCACACACAGATTGATATTGAAATGAGTTTCCCGGAAATTGAAGACCTCTTCACGGTTGGCGAGGGCGTCATTAGCGCAATCTACAAAGAATGCATCAACACTGAACTCAAACGGCCGTTTCCAAAAATCACTCACACGCATGCAATGGAAACCTATGGCACAGATAAGCCCGACCTGCGTTATGAATTGTTTCTCATCGATGTCAGCGCCATCGTGAAAACATCAGACTTCAAAGTCTTCTCTGATGTGGTTGGCAAGGGAGGCGTTGTCAAGTGCATCTGCGCGCCCGCGGACATTGCGCGGAACGAGCTCGATAATTACATCAGCTTTTGCCAGCAGCACGGCGCCAAAGGTATGGCATGGGCGCGCGTCACCGAGCTGGGGCTTGAGAGCAGCATTGCAAAATTTTTGAGCCCGCAAATACAGAAAGAGCTCATCGCGAAAACCAACGCAAAAAAAGGCACAACGCTCCTCTTCATCGCCGACACCCTCAAGACAACCAATCAGGTACTCGACAAGCTTCGCCAGAAGCTTGCCCATGACCTCGGCCTGTTGAAAGGAAAGGAAAAAGAATTCAAATTCTGTTGGGTTGTTGATTTCCCGCTGTTTGACTGGAACGAGGAAGAAGATAAATGGGAGCCCGCGCACCACCCGTTCTGCATGCCGTATGAAGACGACCTGAAATATCTCGAAACTGATCCGGGAAAAGTCAAGTGCACCCAATACGACCTCGTGCTGAACGGCACCGAGCTTGCTTCCGGCAGCATCCGCATCCACACGCCGGACATTCAGGAACGCGTGATGAAAGTGATTGGATTAAGCAAGAAAGACCTCGAAAACAAATTCGGATTCCTTCTCGAAAGCTTCAAATACGGCGCGCCTCCCCATGGTGGTATGGGCATCGGCTTTGACCGGGTTGTCGCAAGCATGCTCAACCTTATTGACATCCGCGAAGTCATTGCCTTCCCAAAAAACAAGGCAGCGCAGTGCCCCATGGACGGCAGCCCATCTGATGTTGATGCAAAACAGCTCAAGGAACTGCACATCAAGTTAGATATTGTGAAGAAAGAAGCGAAACAATAA